From a single bacterium genomic region:
- a CDS encoding glycosyltransferase family 1 protein, translating into MLRTVDSLRSCRRWGSQLQVKKTVAVDINPATRAVATGTEVYTREVCSRLGAAAPELQWRFYASRPRADLGVDLMVLPFRRLWSQVRLPFALARHRPDLLFVPAHAVPFAWPGKMVTVVHDLAFERHPEAYSSADRLYLRLSTRWAALRCPLLIAVSESTKADLVSLYGVAPERIRVVPPGAGRRSSEVAPASRLAELGLDGRFVLQVGRIEARKNQATALAAVERLDGLTLAVAGPERDPVMAAKLRESPRCRVLGQVDQPTLELLYKRAEAVLAPSLYEGFGLPVLEAMARGKVVVAAKTSSLPEVGGEAALYFQDAADSEQLAGVLAVALGDEKLRTRLARAARARAATYTWERCAAGVAEVIREVL; encoded by the coding sequence GTGCTCCGCACTGTCGATAGCTTAAGGTCGTGCCGGCGATGGGGGTCACAACTGCAGGTTAAGAAGACGGTCGCGGTCGATATCAATCCGGCGACGCGCGCGGTCGCCACCGGGACCGAGGTGTACACGCGAGAGGTCTGCTCGCGCCTGGGCGCGGCGGCGCCCGAGCTGCAGTGGCGGTTCTACGCCTCGCGCCCGCGCGCGGACCTCGGCGTCGACCTCATGGTGCTCCCCTTCCGCAGGCTGTGGTCGCAGGTCCGCCTCCCGTTCGCCCTCGCCCGCCACCGCCCCGACCTTCTGTTCGTCCCCGCCCACGCCGTCCCATTCGCCTGGCCCGGAAAGATGGTGACCGTCGTCCACGACCTGGCTTTCGAGCGCCATCCCGAGGCCTACTCGTCCGCCGACCGCCTGTACCTCCGGCTGAGCACGCGCTGGGCGGCGCTGCGCTGCCCGCTTCTGATCGCGGTCTCCGAATCGACCAAAGCGGACCTCGTCTCGCTCTATGGAGTCGCCCCCGAGCGGATTCGCGTCGTGCCGCCCGGCGCCGGCAGGCGCTCGTCGGAGGTGGCGCCGGCCTCGCGCCTGGCCGAGCTTGGGCTGGACGGCAGGTTCGTCCTGCAGGTCGGCCGCATCGAAGCGCGCAAGAACCAGGCGACCGCCCTGGCGGCAGTCGAACGCCTGGACGGCCTCACCCTCGCCGTCGCGGGGCCGGAACGCGACCCGGTGATGGCGGCCAAGTTGCGGGAGTCACCGCGCTGCCGGGTGCTGGGCCAGGTCGACCAACCCACGTTGGAGCTGCTCTACAAGCGCGCCGAGGCCGTGCTCGCACCGAGCCTGTACGAGGGGTTCGGTCTGCCGGTCCTGGAGGCGATGGCGCGCGGCAAGGTGGTGGTGGCCGCCAAAACCTCATCCCTGCCCGAGGTCGGCGGCGAGGCCGCCCTCTACTTCCAGGACGCGGCGGATTCAGAGCAGCTGGCCGGAGTGCTGGCGGTCGCGCTCGGCGACGAGAAGCTGCGCACGAGGCTGGCCCGAGCCGCCCGCGCCCGCGCCGCCACGTACACCTGGGAGCGCTGCGCGGCCGGCGTCGCCGAGGTGATCAGGGAGGTCCTCTAG
- a CDS encoding polysaccharide deacetylase family protein: protein MGQVAAGLLLLLACGYLLQVNDSARPPSDSPPATPAPALVARVADAGDPSSGRDYFVSRSQSEVIPLGRQNVDLPILMYHYIRQPPAPRGDWMGFKLSVSPADFHAQMDWLGANGYHPVDFNDLRAYFSGRQPLPSKPIVITFDDGYADLFTTAYPILLAHRFKAVAYIVSAFVGQSRYVSAAQVVQMDRAGIEIASHTVDHANLARSSPPSIMRELLDSKRWLEQELGHPVLDFAYPSGKFNAQVVADVRLAGYDTAVTTQSSTSHSLADRYTWARVRVGGGESLTEFIQNLGPVMKADRITVVDVRTPALGPPTLAAPFPLMLPQ from the coding sequence ATGGGGCAAGTCGCGGCGGGATTGCTCCTCCTGCTTGCGTGCGGCTACCTCCTCCAGGTGAACGACTCCGCGCGGCCGCCCTCCGACTCGCCGCCGGCGACGCCGGCGCCGGCATTGGTGGCCAGGGTTGCCGACGCCGGCGATCCCAGCTCGGGCCGCGACTACTTCGTTTCACGGTCGCAATCGGAGGTCATCCCCTTGGGCCGGCAAAACGTCGACCTGCCCATCCTCATGTATCACTACATCCGCCAGCCGCCGGCGCCGAGAGGTGACTGGATGGGCTTCAAGCTGTCGGTGTCTCCGGCCGACTTCCACGCGCAGATGGATTGGCTTGGCGCCAACGGGTACCACCCCGTCGACTTCAACGACCTCCGCGCGTACTTTTCGGGCCGGCAGCCGCTGCCCAGCAAGCCGATCGTGATCACGTTCGACGACGGCTACGCGGACCTGTTCACCACCGCCTATCCAATCCTGCTGGCACATCGATTCAAGGCCGTCGCATACATCGTCAGCGCGTTCGTCGGCCAGTCTCGTTATGTCAGCGCCGCCCAGGTCGTCCAGATGGATCGCGCCGGGATCGAGATCGCATCGCACACGGTCGACCACGCCAACCTGGCGCGCTCGTCGCCGCCCTCGATCATGCGCGAACTCCTCGATTCGAAGAGGTGGCTCGAGCAGGAGTTGGGCCACCCGGTGCTCGACTTCGCGTACCCGTCTGGCAAGTTCAACGCGCAGGTCGTCGCCGACGTCCGGCTCGCCGGCTACGACACGGCCGTGACGACGCAGTCCTCGACCAGCCACAGCCTGGCCGACCGGTACACATGGGCGCGAGTGCGGGTCGGGGGCGGCGAGTCGCTGACGGAGTTCATTCAAAATCTGGGACCGGTCATGAAGGCCGACCGAATCACTGTCGTGGACGTCAGGACGCCAGCTCTCGGTCCGCCCACCCTTGCGGCGCCGTTCCCCCTGATGCTGCCGCAGTAG
- a CDS encoding glycosyltransferase produces MGAALGRIDSLVEGGGRHLVATVNPEFVMRAHADREFARVLESADLCLADGIGVVWAARRQGCEMSEPVTGVDLIPPLAATCARRGYRLFLLGAAPGVAAELATLLKAQHPGLDVAAHSGSPDPASDTETLALIHAHHAQVLLVAYGAPKQELWIDRLQEKLGVAVAIGVGGAFDYLTGRVPRAPAWMRSAGLEWLHRLVHQPWRIRRMAVLPAYAFKVVRSGRPI; encoded by the coding sequence ATGGGAGCTGCTCTCGGACGTATCGACTCGCTCGTGGAAGGCGGCGGGCGCCATCTCGTGGCGACGGTGAACCCCGAGTTCGTCATGCGTGCCCACGCCGATCGCGAGTTCGCTCGGGTGCTCGAGTCCGCTGACCTTTGCCTGGCCGATGGCATCGGCGTGGTCTGGGCCGCACGGCGGCAGGGCTGCGAGATGAGCGAACCCGTCACCGGAGTCGATCTGATCCCACCCCTCGCCGCCACCTGCGCCCGACGCGGCTACCGGCTCTTCCTGCTCGGTGCGGCCCCCGGCGTCGCCGCTGAGCTCGCGACCCTGTTGAAGGCGCAGCACCCCGGCCTTGATGTCGCGGCCCACTCGGGCTCGCCCGATCCCGCATCGGACACCGAGACGTTGGCTTTGATCCACGCCCACCACGCGCAGGTGCTGCTCGTCGCCTACGGCGCACCCAAGCAGGAGCTCTGGATCGATCGCCTGCAGGAAAAGCTGGGCGTCGCCGTCGCGATCGGAGTCGGCGGCGCCTTCGATTACCTGACCGGACGCGTCCCGCGCGCGCCCGCGTGGATGCGAAGCGCGGGGTTGGAGTGGCTGCACCGGCTCGTCCACCAGCCGTGGCGGATCCGCCGAATGGCCGTCCTGCCGGCGTATGCGTTCAAGGTCGTTCGGAGCGGCCGGCCCATATGA